In one Lycium barbarum isolate Lr01 chromosome 7, ASM1917538v2, whole genome shotgun sequence genomic region, the following are encoded:
- the LOC132601457 gene encoding uncharacterized protein LOC132601457 has product MCLPKEEGGLGFRSLFDVSKALCAKLWWRFRTSNTLWANFMWNKYCKKQYPQYVQWKGGTQVWKLVLEARENIEQLIWWETKNGTSNIWFDNWTKLSALHYVLPDIQIDESIEDVKDLIGGNEWNVSRLQQLLPADVVEYILEELELREISEQFLVHGTCLDKEIMLWKFKLPVDEVLATIGINIVSRCCCCIERRHETIDHMFLIGDFAKTVWNWFSSAAGILMNCCQIWKWRNTRLLGGNMSMYKVLHESNQNIHLLRRIRFPSMQNIPDKWPDFIDYFESFRPVIRTLVVKWQLPAKGWFKCNTGGAARGNSGPSYIAFCDRNEEGNLIYTAGQTIANGNILIAEALAIKKGVDYCISHQLVPLVVETDSLAMKMFISGTWEVPWSITLVVQEINRLMRGNMVIVEHIYREGNGLADILTNYVFDFAGTQHFHNFQDLPIKAKRLFNMDKAQIPNLKIRHGKDNRL; this is encoded by the exons ATGTGTTTACCTAAGGAGGAAGGTGGATTGGGTTTCAGATCTTTATTTGATGTGTCTAAGGCTTTATGTGCAAAATTATGGTGGAGGTTTAGAACATCTAATACATTATGGGCAAatttcatgtggaataaatactgcAAGAAGCAGTATCCACAGTATGTGCAATGGAAAGGTGGTACACAAGTGTGGAAACTGGTCCTAGAGGCTAGGGAAAATATTGAACAATTGATATGGTGGGAAACAAAGAATGGAACATCTAAtatttggtttgacaattggaccAAATTAAGTGCTCTACACTATGTATTACCTGATATTCAAATTGATGAATCTATAGAAGATGTTAAAGACCTAATAGGAGGTAATGAATGGAATGTTAGCAGATTACAACAACTTCTTCCAGCTGATGTAGTAGAGTATATTCTAGAGGAGTTGGAGTTGAGAGAAATTTCAGAGCAGTTTCTAGTGCATGGGACCTGCTTAGACAAAGAGATCAT GTTATGGAAATTCAAACTACCTGTGGATGAAGTTCTAGCAACTATTGGAATTAATATAGTTTCTAGATGCTGCTGTTGCATAGAACGTAGACATGAGACAATAGACCATATGTTTTTAATAGGAGATTTTGCTAAAACTGTATGGAATTGGTTTAGCAGTGCTGCAGGAATATTGATGAACTGCTGTCAA ATCTGGAAGTGGAGAAACACAAGACTGCTTGGGGGTAATATGTCAATGTATAAAGTTCTGCATGAGAGCAATCAAAATATTCATCTGCTACGCAGGATAAGATTTCCTTCAATGCAGAATATTCCTGACAAATGGCCTGATTTCATTGACTATTTTGAATCATTTAGACCTGTTATCAGGACACTTGTAGTGAAATGGCAATTACCAGCCAAGGGTTGGTTCAAATGTAATACAGGTGGTGCTGCTAGAGGAAATTCAGGCCCTAGTTACATTGCCTTTTGTGATAGAAATGAGGAGGGTAATCTCATATATACAGCAGGGCAAACTATTGCAAATGGTAATATTCTCATAGCAGAAGCATTGGCCATCAAGAAGGGAGTTGACTACTGCATTTCTCATCAGCTTGTTCCTCTAGTTGTGGAAACTGATTCTTTGGCTATGAAGATGTTCATTTCTGGAACATGGGAGGTTCCATGGAGCATTACTTTGGTAGTTCAAGAGATTAATAGATTAATGAGGGGAAATATGGTGATTGTGGAGCACATATACAGAGAAGGAAATGGCCTGGCAGACATTTTAACTAActatgtttttgattttgcaggtacacaaCACTTTCATAATTTTCAGGATCTTCCAATCAAGGCTAAAAGACTTTTCAACATGGACAAAGCTCAAATTCCTAATCTTAAGATCAGACATGGGAAGGATAACAGATTATAG